TAAGCAACAGCCTGATTTAGCAAATGTTTTCTTTATAGCTTGTATTGTTATTACTTGCTATCAATGcttctttcatcttttctttgagGGTATGtcggaaacaacctctttgccctctgcccttccagggtagaggtaaggctgcatacatcctcccctccccaaaccccacttgtggaaatCCACTGGGGGATTGTTGTTGGTTGTTTTTGTAGAGCATATATGTATTtcctaaaaagaaaatcaaaatctaGGCCCAAGATAATGATTTCTCTGTGTGTTCTTAACCATGTGATTTTATGGGGAACATGATTGTTAGATCTGCCAAAAAAGTATGGTACTCGAGACTCCTATTTGTTTtgggcaaaatataaaattggccGGTCAgccaaaactaattgcattctCTAACCAAAAAGTATAtaaatgtatattatatgtatataatacacatatatacaaaaaatatatatattgccggctattatttttgggagtggctaaaaatatacatttttcattctattttctaagtATTCCATAGATTAATGTATTTCTATGCATTTGGTCTTCCTGTTATCTGCAACAGTTGCTGTCTCTAAACCTCCTGATGAATAGAATACTTCTGTCTTTTGTGCTCGCAGTATTACAAGTACGTTCTTGAAACTCCATATGCCCTTACTGGATCGCACAACCTAGCAAAGGCAACGGCTAAGGGAAATACTGTCGTCCTCTTTGTGGTCAGTGCCAATGACAAACAGTGGTCTTCATCACAGAAAACTCTAGAGGCTATTCTTGATTCCTTTGAAGTGTAGTTCATTCTCCTCTTGTCTTAATCTAGATGAACTGTCTTCAATTTCACTGTGTTTCCATACATACAGTGCCATGGGGTGAATGGCTTGAAAATGATTTTTGTAATGCAATAAACAAGAATTGTTTCTATTGAACCCAGATTATATCCTTCTTTTTACtgtatcccccccccccccccccaattgtTCTACCAAAGTTGCTTTACAAAGTGTGGACAACTTCCGTGCCAAAATTCTTGAGTGAAAGTAAGTTTGAGATGTGAGTAGAGGCCCAGAAATTACAGAAGTTACCTCTAAAATACtctattttggtcaaagttttcTTCTCAGGATGATATGTAAACAAGACATCTTCCCACCACTGAAACAAGATCTCTCCATCTTGGAAAACTTTCAAGACTTGTCATTTGGTAGCAAATCCAATTCCATTCTGGGGTTATGTTTATGACAATTTCTTTGCTCCAAGAACTTGTCACTCCATATTCCTTCATCACCCATACATCAAGATGACTTTCTGCGTTATTGTCACATATGCAAAGATGATTTCCCAATACTCCAAGATTTAGAAGATTAGGGCAGTTTTCTTTGCTAAATCCAGGAGCAGTGGAAAAGGTGTGAGATGACTCATCCTGCATATCAATGAAACATATTGACTCATTTCCATCAACATCTCCAACCAACCAATGAAGCTTTCCATTCAAATATACCCCAAAATAACGACATCCAAAACATAGCTTGACATTGCCTATACTTCTCCAAGATCCTGTCCCAAGAGTGTACACTTGAACTTCCGACGTGTAATATGATCTTTTTTCAGGATCACGAGTTTCTACTTGATAAATTCTTACCACTTTGTATTCCATTCTCACTGGATCTAACCCAAAGCCATAAGTGACTAAATTTGGGTACTTTCTGAGACCTTTAACCTCAGGAAGAGTGATATACTCTCGAGTAGTTGGATTGAAAATATAAACATCGTCAAGACCACTGTCACAGTGCATATGAAATAGGCAAACAAAACCATGGATTGAGCCAACTAAAGAGAAACCAGCATCTGGAAAGTTGGGTTTCATGTCGAGGTCAAGATTTGGTTCATAAATGAGATTATGATAATGAGGTGTATCATCAAAATTTATAAACTTGAAAACACTTGTTGAGGGAAGTTCACTCCAGGAACTCTGAGAAAAGTAGATAAAGAGATTATCAGGGGATTTTGAGAGATGAAGTTTGGAAAATTCAGGGAGTGAAATTAGGTTTAACCAAGACTTGCAAACACTCCTGCAAATGAAAACTGTTTTTGGTGATAGGTTTGAGAgaatattttccaagattgagAGTGGTAGATTCAGAATGGTTGTTGTTTGATCACTCATTTTCCTCTCTTCTCTTGTGCAGATATTGCTATTGTTGAATATGTTGTTTATTGGATTTGCATGGTTTTTTGGTGTATATACAGGGCATTGGTCATGCGTGTTGGACAAGTTCTACGCTTGAATAGTATTCTTTGACCCTATCATGTAGAATAATAGTCCAACCTGCAGTTTCCACGCAATCTACAAGTTCTTCTCACATGAAAAGTAAGTACTACTTATCCAAACCTAATTTAGGCACCAAATTAAATGGAGAAATATGTACTTTTAGTCGCTTCCAAAAATAATAGcggataaaatatatatttttgtatatttgtgtattgtatgtatatatattttatacactTTGTGGCTAGCGAATGTCATTATTCGGTCGATCCACCGACCGGCCAgccaattttatattttgtccAATTAAATACATAACATCAGTTAACCATGGTAAGTGATAGTATATATTTTTACCTCGTTTATTAATCCATCATGCTAAATAACATAATTGGTGCATGGACGGATTCAGGTAATTTTTTTCCCAAACCCCGTTTATGGGATTGCACtgagtttgttattgttgttgtctcACACGTAGTGAGGGAGCCGAAAATTTTTGCAAGAGGATTCAAAAAAATACAAGCTTACACTTAAACTATCAAAGAAGGTTcaacaatttataaaaaattattttctctctatttatacaatgtaatttttcgacgaaggagATTCAATTAATTAACTCCTTAAACGCACTTAGCTCTGCCACAGCTCGCACATGCAGCATTCTAGCTGTCTAGAAAAGAACTTGTTGTCTGGTGCGTATATAATTTAATTAAGGTGTCCTAAGAAATCAAACTAGTCCATACTTATTACTTATTACTTTGGCATAAAATTATAATTGTTACATTAGCAGAACCAAATTGCACATATATTATTTCATGCTACAACTCAAAAGGGAACCAGAAAAAGGAGATCAGGAAAGCTTTTTGATCTACTGTTTAAGACATGCATGCGATAATAATATCTATCTTAACTCGTACTATAGTATATATGAAGAACCATTGGATCCGAAAAGAATTGTTAGAATCTCACAACAAAGGACTGAAACTATGTTGGCTAGGCCCACCCTAAAATTGCGGAAAATGGGTATAAGGACTAAGGAGTCATTAACACATGGTACACAAACATAATTTTAGTTTGAGTTAGAATTAGAAGATTAATTCTTTAGCTTAAGGGTTAACAAACACAACTGATTTTGTAAAACTTGAAGTTCTTTTATGGGATAATGCATAAAATCACACCTTACCTTTGCGTGAGTCCTATTACCcccctccaaaaaaaaaaaatttccgtAATTCTTTGCACCTTTATTACTGACGTGGAGCACTGCGTAAGGACTACTccttcaagaaaactttaaaaaagCACTTGAATttcaactttaaaacttcaacgACGTTCGAATATACTCAACACCTCTAATAATTTTTCAAATTCATACAAAAATAATTGTCCTTTTCATTTTctaaatacaaaataatatttccattacattttgaattaaaaagagaagaaaaaagaagaaaatgaaattaattttaaaaaataaaataaaataaacaaattatATGTGGCAGCACATGTATTTCACCGCTTGCCAAATGTTTGTGTCGTAGCAACTTCGGATATAGTTTAGGGAGGATTTTATGCATTATCCTATTCTTTTATCGCTTCAAAATGCAAGTCTTTCAAGCAGATTTAATTCGAATTTCTTTATCTTTGAGCGGAACTCATCTTATGGCACAAACAACAACTGGTAAAGTATAAAAGGAAGCAGTCGGATGACGAAAAATTAGTGGGCATttggaaaaagtaaaaaaaaaaaattcaagtgaaaatgatatttgaaagttaGAATAGTGTTTGGACGTAAATAtaatttgggttgtttttgaatttttgtgagtgatttaaAGTGAAAAATAGCcttttgaagtttttcaaattttcgaaattgTGAAAGTTAAAGATTTAATGGCCAAACggtgatttcgaaaaaaaagtgttgtctttttttttcgaaaaaaatgaaaaattttgtATGGCCAAATGACCCGTTAATAGACCATGTTGGAACAAATATAGCATAACCCATCTATCTTCTATCTATATAGAataggagaagcaaaagcactaCATTAAGACAAGTGTCTTAACCACAAAAAGCCAAATGGTAttattaagacaaaataaactagtATTCTaacaattttttttgaattttaaattttaaattaattggtTACACTACttgaattaataaataaagaTAGCTTATACTTATCAATAAAAAACGAAAACACAAAAAAACATTCTACTCAATCaaattggagttttaaaattattttacaatCTTGTATCTATTTAGAataggagaagcaaaagcactaTATTAAGACAAGTGTCTTAACCACAAAAAGCCAAGTGGTattgttaagacaaaataaactagtATTCTaactattattttttgaattttaaattttaaattaattggtTACACTACttgaattaataaataaagatagcttatatttatcaataaaaaacgaaaacacaaaaaaatattctACTCAATCaaattggagttttaaaattattttacaattttctatctatatagaataggagaagcaaaagcactaCATTAAGACAAGTGTCTTAACCACAAAAAGCCAAGTGGTATTGTTAATACAAAATAAACTAGTATTCTaactaatatttttttgaattttaaattttgaattaattggttaccctacttgaattaataaataaagaTAGCTTATACTTatcaataaaaaacaaaaatacaaaaaaatattctaCTCAATCaaattggagttttaaaattattttacaatCTTCTTCTATATAGAACATGAGAAGCAAAAGCACTACATTAAGACAAGTGTCTTAACCACAAAAAACCAAGTGGTattgttaagacaaaataaactagtattctaactaattttttttttgaattttaaattttgaattaattggttacactgctttaattaataaataaagatAGCTTATACTTATCAATAAAAAacgaaaacacaaaaaaatgttCTACTTAATCAAATTGGAGttctaaaattattttacaatCTTCTATCTATACAGAATAGGAGAAGAAAAAGCACTACATTAAGACAAATGTCTTAACCACAAAAAGCCAAATGGCattgttaagacaaaataaactacttctctaaatttgaattttaaattttgaataatTGGTTACGCtacttgaattaataaatatagatatcttataattctCAATAAAGaactaaaatacaaaaaaaatattttacttattcaaattggagttttaaaattattttgcaataaaaaaacaaaaataacaaaaaatcaaaaactaccaattcaaattggaaagtaatttttttctactatagtagtagtagtagtgtgtgtatatatatatatatacatttatttattttactatatatatatatatattattatactAAACTGGTAATTTATTAATAATTCATACGTCAATTTAACAATAAATGGATAATACAAttagataaccaaaaaacaaatatatataaatagtTAGAATTATTATGAGAAAAGTCATACATATACACATAATTAAaatcataataataaaatattcatAAATGAAGAatactaaaaaatatttattgATAATTCATACGTCAATTTAACAATATTAAGTAATGGATAATACAAttagataaccaaaaaacaaatatatataaatagtTAGAATTATTATGAGAAAAGTCATACATATACACATAATTAAAatcataataaaaaaatattcataaatgaagaatactaaaaaaaatcaaatgatattGTAAAAATACTTATACTAATTAAATTGCTCATATAGGAAAATTTAATTAGTAAATAGAACACATAACTTCATAAtgaaaagtataaaaatataaagaaactatTAGGATATTATACATaagataatattatatataaagcACATTTTATTAATTACTAAAAATATTAGTACgcttttataaaaataataaaaggcttatctctttatacttttgatgaattcaaaattataatttagtaaacaaattatattatttaaattttcagtaaatataaaatgagaaaactaatcaaatattatAGTAGAAATGAGTGTACGAAAAGAGGTGAATAAagataattaataatatttatattttgaattaattaataaacaaaaaaaaatataaataacactcaaaaaaattattgataaatttagaatttaaacagtacaacataagtataaaaatatatattttcagaataagaaaatatatacgTATGTTCTACTAGAAGAGAAGTAGTATCAAAATATTAAGCCAATTAACAAGTTAATAAAGCAATCATATTAGTAAATGTATATTACTaagtacttgctaatttaataaagaataaaCAAGGAATAAACAAATTATTTGATCACTATAATACTTTATATCCTTTGATTTTGAatagattttattatatttatgtatgctatattaaataataaaatagtaattaatatttattaaaataatatgatatattagatcataattttataagattaatattcCGTCAAATAGCCCGTAAATCATACCTTTGTAATAACCTACAAACCACACAGCCTTTGTCCTTCGGGCGAGCATTCTGTGCGCACTGGGTAATCAACTGTGCCACACAACCTTTGTAATAACCTACAAACCACACAACCTCTGTTCTTCGAGTAAGCATTCTGTGCGCAATGAGTAAACCTCACACTGTCTAATAGCCCGTAAATCATACCCTACATCCCACTAGGCAAGCCTGTGTTAAATAtaaagtttaattttaatgttggaTATCCAAAATTTAACTAACATGGGAACGCAAATAGTAattcaaaatattaaccaaaaatctgaaaatGGGATTTCAATTTGAGACTTTTGAGTACATATTTGATTCTGTCGAAAGCAGAACTCTGCTCAACTCCCAAATAGAAGAAGACaaagcaaaataaataaataaaaggcgAATCCGGAGCCAAAGGTAGCGTACTTTTCATTCAGAATCGAAGCCGGAGATCGGTGATGGATACCGCCGGTAAACCCCTGTCGCCGTCGGCCTCTAAGCCTTTTGATTTCTGCGACGATTCGGTTCCGAAGAGAGTGGTTCTATCGCCTGATCAGCAGCGTTATTGCTTGGAAGCACTCAAAGTCTTTAAGGACAAGCGGTTTTCTGCTCCCGAAAAAATCCGCCAAGAGTTCATGATTTTGCaggtccttttttttttctctgtttcTAAATTATGCTACATTTTTctcaattttattgttattttatagTAGGTGATATTATCATGAATGCTCTAGACATAAAGTCGTTGTGACATGTGAACCGAGCTCAAATCAATTGATACTGAGCCGACCACAGCTAGTCTGTGATCGAGAACTAGACGAAAAGTAGTTTACTGATCGATTGATTGAAGTTTTGGGAGATTATTTGAGGTTTAGTTGGATATTTCCGGTCATATTTTTGGAAAAGGGATGTATTTTTCTTATGGTGAGAATAAACATTCCTTTTATTGGAAGCAATTACTGGAATTTAATGACAAGAATCGTATTTTTTTTACTTTGGCTTGGTTCCTAAGTGATGGCTTCTGGGTTCTACTTGATTATTTAGCTCTAGAAGATGTTGTCTGTGGACTGCAACATATTACATATACACCTCATTGATAGGACTTTACCTTCCTTACTGTTCTTATTGCATTAACAATGGCCTTTATAGTGATAGGTGCATACCGTGCTCTATCCCCCTCCTCCTTTGCATCTTCAGTCTAGAAATGAGTTGGAGCTACTCTATCTAACATGGTAAAGAATTCTAGAGGGATTGAAAGAATAGTAAATTgtggaagaagaaaaacaactccTACGAGAAGAGATGGAATTATATGGGAGTTAGGTGGTCTTAAATGTCTatttgaagaaaacaaaaagacctTCCAATAGTTTTAGGTAAATATTGAGAATCTCCTTTGGTGATTGGGTTCATTTATGTAGTGTTTCCAGCTCTCATTTATATCTAATTATCCACAAAAAAATCCAAGAATCCATTTTATGATGTTTCTAGTAGTGGCTCCAGTTAAAAGGATGTAGACAGATAAATGAACTAATATCATTATTAATGAAATAAGTGAGGATTCATATCATCGACGTCAACTTATTTGGGACTGAGGCGTAggtattgttgttgttttaaaattattaaaagttAAGATTTGTTGAGCTAATTTATGTCAAAGGACATCTCTCTTATATCTTGAGAAAATTAttgtttttgcttctttgttaCTATTAGCTTGTGATCATGTCACTCTGCAAGTAGCATTAATTTCATGAACATCTCTGATGACTCAGGCAACTAGGATGAGAGCTTCAGAAATGAAGACTAGATGCTCAGTGGCTTTGGATAGCGTAAACATTAGTAAAAATCGATACACTGATGTTTTGCCATGTATGCAGTTCAGTTTGTTAATCTTTCTCATGACTTTGGAGTTGTGCATTTTAACTTGTGAATAATTATATCAAG
Above is a window of Nicotiana tabacum cultivar K326 chromosome 8, ASM71507v2, whole genome shotgun sequence DNA encoding:
- the LOC107819051 gene encoding F-box protein CPR1-like, whose protein sequence is MSDQTTTILNLPLSILENILSNLSPKTVFICRSVCKSWLNLISLPEFSKLHLSKSPDNLFIYFSQSSWSELPSTSVFKFINFDDTPHYHNLIYEPNLDLDMKPNFPDAGFSLVGSIHGFVCLFHMHCDSGLDDVYIFNPTTREYITLPEVKGLRKYPNLVTYGFGLDPVRMEYKVVRIYQVETRDPEKRSYYTSEVQVYTLGTGSWRSIGNVKLCFGCRYFGVYLNGKLHWLVGDVDGNESICFIDMQDESSHTFSTAPGFSKENCPNLLNLGVLGNHLCICDNNAESHLDVWVMKEYGVTSSWSKEIVINITPEWNWICYQMTSLESFPRWRDLVSVVGRCLVYISS